The Lolium rigidum isolate FL_2022 chromosome 2, APGP_CSIRO_Lrig_0.1, whole genome shotgun sequence genomic interval ATCATCATCTACTTAGACATTCCCGCCGTTTTTACTACTCCCTCAGACAGATTTTAGCTACACTTTGTCTAAATCTGCGAAATTGTTGCTTATGCTTACGTATCCATCTGCGCATGCAGCTCACTCGGCTGAGATGTGGGGGCTTTGTTCTATCTGTGCACACATGCCACAACGTCGCCGACGGCTTCGGCCTGCTCCAGTTCGTCAAAGCTATCGCCGACCTCGCACGCGGCGAGTCGCGTCCGGCCGTCTTGCCCGTCTGGAACAGGGAGAGCATGTTCAAGGCACGCACGCCAGGTCGCGTCAGGCAGGACATCTTCCCGGGCCACGCTTCCGGCATCGTGACCGCCGACACGCTGCCGGCGCCGCCGGCAGACATGGTGACCCAGTACTTCCGGTTTGGCCCGGAAGAGGTCGCCGCTCTCCGAAGCCACCTCCCGGACCGCCTCGCGCGGTCCTGCACCGTGTTCGAGCTTCTGTCGGCGTTCCTGTGGAGATGCCGCACCGTAGCGCTAGGCTACGAGCCTGGGCTCCCCGTGCGCCTCGTGTTCCGCATGAACGCCCGGGGCAAGTACCCGCCGATCCCCAGAGGGTACTACGGCAACTGCGTCCTCCGCCCGATGGTGGAGGCCGGCGTCGACGATCTGTGCGGGAGGCCGCTTGGGCACGCGCTGGAGCTCGTGCAGAGGGCCAAGCTCAGCACCACGGAGGAGCACGTGAGGTCGACGGTGGACATGATCACCGCGCTGCGCGCACACCGGCATCTCGACGTCGACAGGGCATTCCACGTCGTTGACACGACTCGGCTTGGAGACGAGAAGATCGACATGGGTTGGGCcacggcggtgggcggcggcgtgcCCTACATTACGGACCCGATGAGCTACCACATGGCCTTGAAGAACGGGGATGGCGAGGTGATCACCGCTGTGTCCATGTTCTTGCCCAAACCTGCGATGGAGAGGCTTGAGAAGGAGATATCCATGTGGATAAGAGATGATGCAAAAAAGCTTATACCCAGCTCCATGTAGGGAGGCTTGCAAAGGAGATATTTTAGAGTTGCTCGAGGTTTTGGCAGTGTAAAAGACTTTAATTTACTGGACAAATAAATGAACAGTTTTACTAATTCAGTTCCTTTGCTGTTGGATGCTGCCGTGGAGATTCCTCCTAGGGCCGCCACTGCCCGTAGTCAAGCTGGGAGGATGTGGCTGCCTCTCGCGGTGCCAACGAGGAGGAGACATGTCAAACTCACACCCCCGGCACCTCTTCGATTTGttacttttttttattaaaaattcttAGTGGAAAAATATCGTACTTTCTTAGTTTCTCTTTGGATCTTAGGATTATCATCAAATATGAATCACAAAAAATTCTATAATTCTTTTTTGGATTATAGGGTTTGGTAGATTCCTATAATTATGTGTTCATGTATCATATACCGAAGAAATATGAACATTAGCTCAAAACCTCCCGTTTGTTGCTTAACTCTTTCAACTCCATCTCATCAACCTTCTAAAAATATTTTGTTTATGTCATGTTCATAATATAAAGAACTAATTCCATTGTTCCTACGTTTGGCATTTCTGAATCCACATTATGTAGCATCTCACTTTCGTTCATTCCTATTTCTATAATTTTCAGTTCTATGCTCCAAAAATGTCCTTATAAATCCGTCTCTCTGCTACTGTGTATCGTCACCATCAAATTAAAAGGTAATATTTTGGTCATGTATGATCGTTTAGTCGCCACTTGATTTGACTAATCCAACGTCTAAGATACTAAGTAACAATTTCTAATAGTACTTGTAAATTTAAAGGTGTTCTAAAGTTTGTCATGTTTTCTGAAATTTGTGTATTATTGCTTTTTTATGTAATGTGGTGCTTTAAAATATCATTATCACAACGATAatttgcaatgagtaaacaatataGTTGTTGGGTTAATTTAACATGTAATAGTTCAAATTCTAGATAATTGTGAGATCATGTGTATACAATTGTCAAATAACTGAATATGTTAAACATTTCCACTAAGTTATGTATATATAGTTTTAGATAATCAATTTTCTTACATGTCGCACTTTTGAATGAATAAATTTGGTGAACTCGATGGCACTGTTAACAATTCTCCATGCTACATGGAGTAATTTGTGGCTAAGTTTAATTTCCATTGCTGGCATTAATCAATGATTAGATGCAGCTCTGTAATAGCAGCACTGGAGTACTACATCTATTTCAATGAATACGGCATATATGTATTTGGAGACGAGTTTTGAccgaaaaattgagcaacaaaatcttgatgatATTATACGGTATCGTTGAATTAGTACTAAAAAAtattttctaatgatgctaattttgtaCCAACGTAATTTTATGTATCTAAAGTAATTTTTAGTCAAAGAAAACATGTAAAATGAATATGCCgtattcattggaatggagggGGTACTAGTTGTGATGGTCTCGTGGAAGTTGCGTTGTCAGACTTGTAATATTTAATTCTTAACTTGCATGATGAGACTTGTGATGGGGGTGAATTCAGAGTAGGTTTTTAAATTGTTGGTTATTTAGGCTGTTCGAGAAAATAAGGGAGGTCATGCGCATGCCCAAAAATTGAGTCGATACATTAGTAGTAGTTGATTATAATATATGTAGTGCAGCTTTGCTCCAAATTCTTTTGTCATGTAACTTGCTGGGTATGAGTGGTGACAATTAAGGTCTCAAATGATGGTGTGCAAATTCAGTTGAATTTAATTGTCGTCAGGGCAGGCGGACTCGGCACAGTCTGGTCAGGCATGCTCGTGGATCCAATGACGAGCGCACAAAAAAGCTGTTGGGTGGGCACGCCCCTCTTTTTTTTTATTGTTCATATGTGATAAGTTTACACAAATGACTAAAACGTGTTAAAAAAATTCAAGATGATCCCCGATGCGTCCGCCACTAAAAAGCAATTCTTAATCAGGATTATGTATGCAAAATACCCTGTTGTAGCAtggcttagggcatgtacaatgatatCTATTAGCAGTCCGTAAGATATGCCAACTAGGATTTTTTATGAGGTGGAGGTAAATTAGAAGGAGAGAGAAGAAGTCAGTCGGTAGGATTATAGATGGTCGGTACGTTAGGAATTTCGGTCGCTACAGACGACTTCTACCCATTGTATTGACGTTATCTGCAGCTCTAGTCAGTTTTCCCTCTATCCACGATTGCTATTTTAGTTCTCTTCGGTGTATTGCTGTATGGCTAGATGTTTACGAGCGGAGGTAGGGGTCAACGCCCGCGCTAGTGAGCCCACTAGCGATGATCTACAACAAAATGATCGGTCTAGATATGGGGCGGGCGCCATAAGGTCCGGTCGTTGTAATTATTGCATCTATGTCGCCAAACATGAATCCGTAGGTGGTTAAAACCACCAgatcagtggcggagctagggggccttgcccccccccccccccctcctaagGACATATACAATAGTTTAGACACCAGCTGTCTGCAACAACACTGTATGTTATTTCTAGCCAGACAAAAAGACAGTTGGTACAGTGGGGTAGGAGGCCAAATATAGTAGTTTTCACTAAAAATTAATTCTTAATCAGGATTATGTATGCAAAATACCCTGTTGTAGCAtggcttagggcatgtacaatggtatctATTCAGCACTCTGTAAGAGGTGCCAACTAGGATTTTTTATGAGGTGGAGGTAAGATTAGAAGGAGAGAGAAGAAGTCGGTCAGTAGGATTATAGATGGTCGGTACGTTAGAAATTTCGGTTGCTACAGACAACTTCTGCCCATTGTATTGAGGTTTTAACCACCTACGGATTCATGTTTGGCGTTGGCGACATATATGCACACAACACGCACGTACACATCTACATGTAGGTGCATAGCTGATGATATATTTGTTTGTAAatcagaaaagaaaggaaaataagaaACCCAAGCAATTTGCGGATCGAGCAGGAGGGCTGAAGTAGATACGAGCGTCTTGTTTCAGAAAAGATAGAGAGGAcagaagtagatacgttttgttgTTCGCGTTGAGGAGCGGATCGATCGAGCGAATAAAAATCCTGAACCGAAGATACATCCTTGAGCATGTCCATCGCATCGGGAATTCGTGCAAAGTGCGTGACCGTCGTGGGCCAACCCTGAAGTGGGTCTAGTTACATTGCCACGTCACCTTTATATGTATCTTGGACCGTATGTGGATATCGAGAACAAGTTTTGAGGTTGTTTTggtatatttttaaaattttaggaCCATTTCAGATATTGCCGGTAACTTCTGGAACCGTTGATGCATTTCACTCAATAATTCTCTAAGCAACATGAGTTGTATGTACATACTCATGCACGACCACGTTATGGGATTGCCTAAAACTTTGTTGGATTAGAAATTACATCAAATTGGTGACCCTGGTGACCAGCAACACCTACTTTGCAAGGCTCCAGTCTTTACACCTCACTATGATTTGCATTTAAGTATACGTTAGATCCTAATAATATCAAATGTTTGAATATAGAGAAAGATATGATCTATACAGgctttaaaaaaaaaaagatatgatCTATACAGGGAATAAACAATCCCTACATTGCGGACCCAACGATGGATCATTTGAAGCACCTACAAAACACCCCTCTCTTGACCATCAAAATCAAAGACTCCTTTCATGTGTTGGTATTCTAAAGCAGCATATATAATGTAATAAGTTTCGATATGCATAGCCAATTTAGGAGATTTATCATTTTAACAGGACTATGCAAGCAGTGGTGAAGCCACGTTAGGAcctgtgtggtcaattgaccatACATGATTTTCAAAAATCCTTTGTACATAGTTATAAATTATGAAAAATACTGTAAAATTAGTAAGAACACGTGTATTCGACATCACAGATTAAAAATAACAACACATAGTTGAACTCCTGGCATCGCCACTGGATGCCAGATTGTGCTCATGAAAGTAGCTCATTAATAATATAGGCTTCCCCATGTTATAGCTAATACATTGAAGATTCTAGGCAACCACGCACTGAAGTTTATTACACACAACTTGTATCTGCTGATTATAACTATATTTATGAGCAATAATTTTATTGTTCCTTCGCAAAAATATGTGTATTTTCAGCAACACATTGTGTTATCGCATAACAAGCCTACTTGCGGGAGGATCAAAATGATGTGATTCCTAGAGCGTGGAACCATGTAAATATCTGTTTTCACATAATTAAGTATACACTTACTCGATACAGAAAAAAATGAATGGTGATATAGTTCAGAGTGATGTCTTCCCTGTTGGGGCTTTTGGAGTGCGTTCTGACGAGCAATGGCCGTCTCCTCTATTGCTCTGTAATTGCCAACAACCTCTGTGCAAGTCATGTTGTAGACGAAGTATCGAATAAACCTTATGGAAGGTTTCTCTCTAGTATCTCTTTCCAAGGGCCAAGTTGACCCGGATCTCCCTGCCTTCGATTTCCTGCAATATGTGTCATTGTTCAGTTCAAATTTGTTTTCAGTTTGTGTTTcagatatgaacattgaatttccAAGCAGAAGTCCTACTAGTCCAAACAATAAAGTTCATCCTGGCAAGGAATTCTTCAGTTTTATTTGAAATTTCCCGTTGCTACATTTTGGGTCACAAAGGTTTAAGAATGCACGGGTTTTTGGTACTCCTAAATATTATGTCTTTCATAATGGGAATTTTAGAAGTTTGCGTTTGATCTTACACATCTACAACTTTTCATGTACTGGCAAACAGAAGAGAGATGGTGAGAAGGTCGGCCCTGACATACCGTTCCATTGAGCGTCTCGATGGCCTGGTCCATCTCCTCCTTGGTGGAGTAGCACACGAAGCCGTATCCACGGGACCGGCCGGTCTCGCCGTCGTAGAGTACCCGCGCACCGACCACATTCCCGCACTTTTGGAACGCCTCGATGAGCATGTCCGGCGTGACAGTCCAGGACAGGTTGCCGACGAAGAGCTTGTGCTCCGTCTCCGGGTACAGCGGCAGCTTCGGCTTGGGCTTGTCGGCCATGTTCACCCTCATCGTGCGCCCACTGTACATCTGAAACAATTGAAACATGGGAATATCGGTCATGAACTAACTTGTTCGTGGCATTGAGTATTTGCGTTGCCTGCAATGAGTGGCACATGAGGAATTCTTGGAAGATAGGTGGATGATGAGGCTGGGAGCACTCACGGTGCCGTCGAGGTTCTTGATGACCCGCTCGCAGTCCTCGAGCGTGCTCATCGTCACGAAGGCGAAGCCTCTGCTCCTCCCTGTCGTCCGGTCGTACAGCACCTGATAATGCAAACGTTTGAGATTGAACCAACCAATGGAATGTAAGTTTGATGATCTCCAACAAAGTTACTGGTTTGATCAAGCATGTATATGTCCTAGATGTTCAATTGTTCACTAATATTCTGTTCTGTTCAAGCATTCCGAATCACAAAACAAGGAGGTTACTGAACAAAGTGATCCATTTCAGCAAACAGCATGGAGGCGTACCTCGACCATCTCCGGGATGGCGTGATCCTGCACAATGCCGGCGAGCAGCGCGCTGTCGCAGTTGTACGGCAGGTTCCCGAAGTAGAGCTTGGTGGCGCTgctgtccgcctccgcctccgccgcgccagTATCACCGCCAGCAGCGTCGTCCGagctcgcctccgcctccgcccccgCGGGCGCGCCCTGCTCCTCCTCGACCTCACCTCCTGCTGGCTCTTCCTCTTGCACGTCTTCCTCGACGGCCGTGGTCATGGCCTCCTCCTGCGACGCCATCGCAGTCGCCGCGCGcctgctccgtcgagccaccggcgCGACGGGAGCCACAACGTGGTCGGCGATGaggcggtgccggtggtggccGGACGGCGCGCGCGCCGGGCGGGGGAGCAAGGACGCGTAGAAGAGGTGCGTCCCGGAGGCGCCGTCGGCGTGGAGCGTGGGGCGAAGCGCCGCCGTGCGCGCCGTGGAGAGGCAGGAGCGGGCCATGGCGCCGCCCAgccgcgctgctgctgctgctgcgagcgcgagcgagcgagcgagggagATGCAGAGGTGCGATGTGGTGCGGCAGAGGGCCAGTGGGAAGGGATGGCGGAAGAAGAGGCCCAAGAGGGGATAAGGGGTGGTTTAGTACGGGACATTGACACGTGGGTCCTTGGCTGTGGTTCTTGCAGCTGCTcctcttctttctctttttgaaaatgaACTCGTTTCATTTCAAATAAATTTACAGCCGAAAGCTTGACATGGTTGAATCGAGTTTGCTTTCACTCTTGTAATATACTCGTATGGAACTATAGAAACACATTCAAAATGCGACCCCCCACGTAAAGCGTCCAACGTTAAgtgcatctccagtcgcatctcCCAACCCGTCCCCAAAGcgtgccggatcgagcgtttggggacgtgttttgttcgtgtcgcgtttgagagacgtcgctccccagtcgcgtcctccaaataatattttggaaattttaaacttgaacgagattcgattaaattcatccaaactttgcatatattaCATACATTCgaacgagattcgactaaatttaaactaaacctaatctagaagcacttgcggcggccggagacgtcgtagtactggtggaagttgtacatatcctagtactggtggaagttgtacatgtcgtcggtgacgacctcctgcttgatgcgctcgtcgggctcgtcgacgggctcgtccttcaccaatccgcttggtcctgcctcgccgtcgtcgctgaggtccacgagcggcttgccggagtcgcggatcgacatggcgatcgccatctcgaggtcgcccctccaggcgtccttgtcgttcatcgatgccaagcacgccgctcgcagccctgggcagtcctcggggtcgtccctgctggcgatgagccgctgctgttgctcgtactccgccaacagcaccgcctgcgacgcttcctccggctcctccttcacctccgacttcgggatgaggagggcgtcgccacgcctctcttgctgccgccggctgccgctgccgcgcctcggattgacgggcgtcGTCGGTTCCTCCTTCACCACGCGATGTGGGatggtgtagggcgccgagcggtacgacgaggacggcgtcgatcgagccggtcctgaggaagaagagttcgaggaggacgagtacgtcctcctcacTGCCATTACGCTGCGGGAGACGGTGCCGGTGAGGACGgtgcctccaaccttggagcgctgtTGTGGATGCCGTGGATGACGCTCTCCAAGGTGCGCCCCGGAATGCCCCAGAACAGGAGGCGCCCGTCCCTGTTCCAACTGTTCGGCCCGTcgatgaggccggtggtgttGTGCATCtccacgtcgtacttggccttgaagtaggtgcgccaccagtcgtcgttgttcttggccgcccaggtcggatccgcccgctcctcggcgtcgagttcagcccgccgggccctgatggcgtccctccagcgCTCCATGcctggcgtcggcggcggcgggacgccaatgccgttcacggccatcctctagccgccgccgcttggcaggcgcatgtccgacgggacgggatatcccgcgtggtacagcgcccacgcctccatcacggttaggctgccgcggccgaagccgttcgacgcggcgatcttgcgggaggacgagaacAACATTGCTTGgaacggcgaggagaagatctgggggcggcgaggagaaggtttgggagcggcgagagattgggaCGAACCCCAAGGCCTCTTAATTACAGCGacagcagcgggtggttgcacgcaataacgcaggcgcggacggccacgcggccatgcacgacgagacgtgtc includes:
- the LOC124688778 gene encoding acyl transferase 1-like, with amino-acid sequence MATTVRFTARRSKAQVVAPARPTPRETKALSDMDDCTYLRHYIGAILFFRPVRREPAATDPAEAIRAALAEALVHYYPLAGRLREMPGGRLAVECTAQGAVFVDADADVRLEDFGQPALPPYPCIEELVCDVDDYTPVLGNPLIYMQLTRLRCGGFVLSVHTCHNVADGFGLLQFVKAIADLARGESRPAVLPVWNRESMFKARTPGRVRQDIFPGHASGIVTADTLPAPPADMVTQYFRFGPEEVAALRSHLPDRLARSCTVFELLSAFLWRCRTVALGYEPGLPVRLVFRMNARGKYPPIPRGYYGNCVLRPMVEAGVDDLCGRPLGHALELVQRAKLSTTEEHVRSTVDMITALRAHRHLDVDRAFHVVDTTRLGDEKIDMGWATAVGGGVPYITDPMSYHMALKNGDGEVITAVSMFLPKPAMERLEKEISMWIRDDAKKLIPSSM
- the LOC124688779 gene encoding 28 kDa ribonucleoprotein, chloroplastic-like — translated: MARSCLSTARTAALRPTLHADGASGTHLFYASLLPRPARAPSGHHRHRLIADHVVAPVAPVARRSRRAATAMASQEEAMTTAVEEDVQEEEPAGGEVEEEQGAPAGAEAEASSDDAAGGDTGAAEAEADSSATKLYFGNLPYNCDSALLAGIVQDHAIPEMVEVLYDRTTGRSRGFAFVTMSTLEDCERVIKNLDGTMYSGRTMRVNMADKPKPKLPLYPETEHKLFVGNLSWTVTPDMLIEAFQKCGNVVGARVLYDGETGRSRGYGFVCYSTKEEMDQAIETLNGTEIEGREIRVNLALGKRY